A DNA window from uncultured Methanoregula sp. contains the following coding sequences:
- a CDS encoding CBS domain-containing protein has translation MHQNDRSIKQGDRLLKMQGKLDRGPVEFKSHIAEQEGEIMAIATRDVTAMPPTQSILAAAEHMTKCGFRRLPVTDAGTGRVRGIITSGDIMNFMGGGDKFRLVQVRHGGNLLAALNEPVRTIMTQQLATLQSDARITDAVEIIVKKKIGGLPVVDKEDVLMGIVTERDVMRVLAAQHSHLHAEDIMSSALRVTGPDSTIASVTRDMTKCRFRRLPVVSDDVLYGIVTATDIMRYLGSREVFSRLTTGSFAEVADLPVRALVAGELFTTTPEKSINDVAREMLEKNIGALPVIEDSRLIGLVTEFDLVKAFAKG, from the coding sequence ATGCACCAGAATGACCGGAGCATCAAACAGGGCGACAGGCTCCTGAAGATGCAGGGAAAACTCGACCGGGGTCCGGTGGAGTTCAAATCCCATATAGCAGAACAGGAAGGAGAGATCATGGCGATCGCCACCCGCGACGTCACTGCAATGCCGCCGACCCAGAGTATCCTTGCGGCAGCAGAGCATATGACGAAGTGTGGTTTCCGGCGCCTACCGGTGACCGATGCCGGTACCGGCAGGGTACGGGGGATAATCACCTCGGGAGATATCATGAACTTCATGGGTGGCGGGGACAAGTTCCGCCTCGTCCAGGTCCGGCACGGGGGAAACCTCCTTGCGGCGCTCAATGAGCCGGTCCGCACCATCATGACCCAGCAGCTTGCGACCCTGCAAAGCGATGCCCGGATCACCGATGCCGTAGAGATTATCGTAAAAAAGAAGATCGGCGGCCTGCCCGTGGTCGATAAAGAGGACGTTCTCATGGGAATCGTGACGGAACGGGATGTCATGCGGGTGCTCGCGGCACAGCACAGCCACCTCCACGCGGAGGACATCATGAGCTCGGCCCTGCGGGTCACCGGACCCGACAGCACTATTGCCTCCGTTACACGGGACATGACAAAATGCAGGTTCCGAAGGCTGCCCGTTGTCAGTGACGATGTCCTTTATGGCATCGTTACGGCAACGGACATCATGCGCTATCTCGGGAGCCGGGAGGTCTTCTCCCGTCTCACAACGGGCAGTTTCGCGGAGGTTGCCGATCTCCCGGTCCGGGCCCTGGTGGCAGGGGAGCTCTTCACAACAACTCCCGAGAAGAGCATCAACGATGTTGCCCGCGAGATGCTGGAAAAGAACATCGGGGCGCTCCCGGTGATCGAGGACTCCCGTCTGATCGGCCTCGTCACCGAGTTCGACCTTGTGAAAGCCTTTGCAAAGGGGTGA
- a CDS encoding CBS domain-containing protein produces the protein MYARDVMTAPVYTVSPNETVAHARNLMVRHKISRLLVMEGGILSGILTKKDIAYRLRQGEPVWRRRPLDRIPAGALATENLFTVVPDSPVRKIARLFVEKAISSVPVIDAGSVAGIVTKTDLMKSALVRNLKGTARDVMEDVAVVNRYHSLNHVVSVMKERNDKVLVCDEEGAPAGIITETNLAFFEDEPRVSGMVGKDVTISRRETSQKKSGLSQLSVASVIAEDVMTSPVRTVPPGTDLVEVIAMMERDHVNSLVVMENDTISGIVKRDDIIKEVAK, from the coding sequence ATGTACGCCCGTGATGTGATGACCGCACCGGTCTATACGGTATCTCCCAATGAGACCGTTGCCCATGCGAGGAACCTGATGGTCCGGCATAAGATCTCGCGCCTGCTGGTCATGGAGGGGGGGATCCTTTCCGGGATCCTGACCAAGAAGGATATTGCATACCGGCTGCGGCAGGGCGAGCCTGTCTGGCGCCGCCGCCCGCTCGACCGGATACCGGCAGGTGCGCTTGCAACGGAAAATCTGTTCACGGTTGTCCCCGATTCGCCGGTCCGGAAGATTGCCCGCCTCTTTGTCGAGAAGGCCATCAGCAGCGTCCCGGTCATCGATGCCGGGAGTGTTGCAGGGATTGTAACAAAGACCGATCTGATGAAATCCGCCCTTGTCCGGAATCTGAAAGGTACCGCCCGGGACGTGATGGAGGATGTAGCGGTTGTGAACCGGTACCATTCGCTGAATCATGTGGTAAGCGTAATGAAAGAGAGGAACGACAAGGTGCTCGTATGTGACGAGGAGGGTGCTCCCGCCGGCATCATAACCGAGACGAATCTTGCGTTCTTTGAAGACGAACCCAGAGTTTCAGGCATGGTGGGAAAAGATGTAACGATATCGAGACGTGAGACCTCACAGAAAAAGAGCGGATTAAGCCAGCTCTCGGTTGCATCGGTCATCGCCGAGGACGTTATGACGAGCCCCGTCAGAACGGTGCCTCCGGGGACCGATCTTGTGGAAGTTATCGCAATGATGGAAAGAGACCATGTCAACAGCCTTGTTGTCATGGAAAATGACACAATTTCCGGGATTGTAAAACGCGATGATATCATAAAGGAAGTGGCGAAATGA
- a CDS encoding CBS domain-containing protein, whose translation MTKEVFIKDIMAKPMTIAKSAKITEALDKMLDGGIDPLIAVNNNAVVGTVSRQAIAEKLGSKQNSDIAPAAIHVASVVDEDFTSVYPDESVNVLIPLLQRYKLVVVYDADHKLIGQVAAGDLLKKYIPEDGIAGAVEKVVTIDAGERVVHLRRRMLDDNITRFVVSEQEKYVGIVTETDVAIALRKFRESVTDNHQDHRIRNLLVKDIMSAPLISVERTAKAADIVALMLKKNISSLPVMDKGKLFGLVTRRSLVHAL comes from the coding sequence ATGACAAAAGAAGTTTTTATCAAAGATATAATGGCAAAGCCGATGACGATCGCAAAATCAGCAAAGATCACTGAAGCTCTTGATAAGATGCTGGACGGGGGAATCGACCCTCTCATTGCGGTGAATAACAACGCGGTTGTCGGGACGGTATCCCGCCAGGCCATAGCCGAGAAGCTGGGCAGCAAGCAGAACTCGGATATCGCCCCTGCTGCCATCCATGTCGCAAGCGTTGTCGACGAGGACTTCACGAGCGTATATCCGGATGAAAGCGTCAACGTGCTCATCCCGCTGCTCCAGCGCTACAAGCTGGTCGTGGTCTATGATGCCGACCACAAACTCATCGGCCAGGTGGCGGCAGGTGACCTGTTGAAGAAGTACATCCCGGAAGATGGGATTGCCGGGGCGGTAGAAAAAGTGGTCACGATCGATGCCGGCGAGCGGGTAGTCCACCTGCGGCGCCGGATGCTCGATGACAACATCACCCGCTTTGTGGTCTCGGAACAGGAGAAATATGTGGGGATCGTAACGGAGACCGATGTTGCCATTGCACTCCGCAAGTTCCGCGAATCCGTGACCGACAACCACCAGGATCACCGGATCCGGAACCTGCTGGTAAAAGACATCATGAGTGCGCCCCTGATCTCCGTTGAGCGGACTGCAAAAGCAGCCGATATTGTCGCGCTCATGCTCAAGAAGAACATCAGCTCCCTGCCGGTGATGGACAAGGGCAAGCTCTTTGGCCTTGTCACGCGCCGCTCTCTGGTACATGCCCTCTGA
- a CDS encoding GNAT family N-acetyltransferase has protein sequence MVMNTGNVRFRQMNRDEVGIAVEWAAGEGWNPGLSDAACFYPVDPEGFFCAEAEGKIVGTAAVVNYDDRFSFGGFYIVAPEYRAHGVGMQLARHAMSHAGSRVIGFDGVVAMVEKYEKNGGLFLHYNNARYEGRGGGAVPGGLISISDVRFRDLADYDAAHFPARREEFLRCWISQEGHFGLAKLDPEGKILGYGVRRACRTGHKIGPLFARDRPAAELILAGLVAGIPGEPFYLDIPVPNEAAVALVKDRGMVPVFYTARLYTRPEPVPLPLHEIFGVTSFELG, from the coding sequence ATGGTTATGAACACAGGGAATGTCCGGTTCCGGCAGATGAACCGGGATGAAGTAGGGATCGCGGTGGAATGGGCCGCTGGCGAGGGATGGAATCCCGGTCTTTCGGATGCAGCATGTTTTTATCCTGTTGACCCGGAGGGGTTCTTCTGCGCCGAAGCTGAGGGGAAGATCGTGGGAACGGCCGCGGTGGTCAACTACGATGACCGGTTCTCTTTTGGGGGTTTCTATATTGTAGCCCCCGAGTACCGGGCGCACGGAGTGGGCATGCAGCTTGCGCGGCACGCAATGTCCCACGCCGGGTCCCGCGTCATCGGGTTCGACGGTGTTGTTGCAATGGTGGAGAAGTACGAGAAGAACGGGGGTCTCTTCCTGCACTACAACAATGCCCGGTACGAAGGCCGGGGCGGGGGTGCGGTGCCCGGGGGTCTTATCTCCATAAGCGATGTCCGCTTCAGGGACCTGGCTGATTACGATGCCGCCCATTTCCCGGCCCGGCGCGAAGAGTTCCTCCGCTGCTGGATCAGTCAGGAGGGGCACTTCGGGCTTGCGAAACTGGACCCCGAGGGGAAGATCCTGGGGTACGGTGTCCGGAGGGCCTGCCGGACCGGCCATAAGATAGGCCCGCTCTTTGCCCGGGACCGCCCAGCCGCCGAACTCATCCTTGCCGGCCTTGTTGCCGGCATCCCGGGCGAGCCGTTCTATCTCGACATACCGGTCCCGAACGAAGCAGCGGTCGCGCTCGTGAAGGACCGGGGGATGGTCCCGGTCTTCTACACGGCCCGGCTCTACACCCGGCCGGAACCGGTTCCCCTTCCCCTCCATGAGATCTTCGGTGTCACTTCCTTCGAGCTCGGGTAG
- a CDS encoding CHASE4 domain-containing protein: protein MQIRNKTLLALGVTFAVLFGIIVGISLYLYMDELGNLEYQQTQKEVNQVKNLLANEQEDLISTLHDWAYWDETYSFATGHDPAYISRNLNGNSLQTLRLNLFMVADPSGNPLYETMVDPATGRQEPFPADLPGALSPSHPLLNHTSLTSTKTGYLLLPEGPMIVVSTPVLTSFQAGPTTGVLVMGRSLDTKFLARLDRMTGTGVTLHAADDPDLTEPERQILANPSANTGIMSIPVSSDLVSGYTIVQDINGRNMLLRVDQPRDIYRHGLSMIIIYLILFACTIFVAAALVMYFMDRVVLRRVEFLTRKVGHLGENGGNPGPELSGNDEIALLERKILDSHNNLIASEHTLRTFIDAVSDPAMMLKPDGTIILANAALARHFNRPAGELAGTKIRNYLPEQESLLHSRKFSEAMSGKKVVQYESEDNGKEFFVSIYPVVKESGDVEQIAVLGVDITDRKRAENALLLAKKKLTFLNRVIFEDIQNQIFVQLAYFSLARSKKGGLEIRQILEKEAEATKAIQYQLGFLQKYQMLGMNPPRWRNLSEVMLFAESHLDLGSIKIEKPSRSLELYADPLLENVFFNLFENSLLHGGHVSTIRVELHEGTGGLLISIVDDGIGVPEDRKEEIFSKGIGARGEVGLFLAREILGITGITIRETGVPGKGARFEMLVPRGMYRFSGT, encoded by the coding sequence ATGCAGATCCGCAACAAGACGCTTCTTGCCCTTGGCGTAACCTTTGCAGTACTGTTTGGGATCATCGTCGGGATCTCCCTGTACCTGTACATGGATGAACTGGGAAACCTCGAGTACCAGCAGACCCAGAAAGAGGTGAACCAGGTCAAAAACCTCCTTGCAAACGAGCAGGAAGACCTGATAAGTACGCTCCACGATTGGGCATACTGGGATGAAACCTATTCCTTTGCCACCGGCCATGATCCAGCATACATCTCGCGGAACCTGAACGGGAACTCGCTCCAGACCCTTCGTCTCAATCTCTTCATGGTTGCGGATCCTTCAGGAAATCCCCTGTATGAGACAATGGTGGATCCGGCAACCGGCAGGCAGGAGCCCTTCCCGGCAGATCTCCCCGGGGCACTGTCCCCCTCGCATCCTCTCCTGAACCATACGTCTCTGACAAGTACAAAGACCGGGTATCTTCTCCTTCCGGAAGGCCCCATGATCGTAGTATCGACCCCGGTACTGACCAGTTTCCAGGCCGGGCCCACAACAGGTGTGCTGGTCATGGGCCGGTCCCTTGATACAAAATTCCTTGCCCGCCTCGACCGCATGACTGGCACCGGGGTTACTCTTCACGCGGCGGATGATCCTGACCTCACGGAACCGGAACGGCAGATCCTGGCAAACCCCTCCGCGAATACCGGGATCATGAGTATCCCCGTCTCCTCCGATCTCGTGTCAGGGTATACCATAGTACAGGATATCAATGGCCGGAATATGCTGCTCAGGGTGGATCAGCCCCGGGATATTTACCGCCATGGCCTCTCGATGATCATCATCTATCTGATCCTGTTTGCCTGTACCATCTTTGTGGCAGCGGCTCTGGTCATGTATTTCATGGATCGGGTAGTCCTCCGGCGCGTGGAGTTCCTCACCCGGAAAGTCGGGCACCTGGGAGAGAACGGGGGCAACCCGGGGCCGGAGCTCTCCGGCAATGATGAGATTGCCCTGCTGGAACGGAAGATCCTCGATTCCCACAACAACCTGATAGCGAGCGAACACACCCTCCGGACTTTTATCGATGCGGTGTCCGATCCCGCCATGATGCTCAAGCCCGATGGTACTATCATCCTTGCAAACGCGGCGCTTGCCCGGCACTTCAACCGCCCCGCCGGCGAACTTGCCGGAACGAAAATCCGGAACTATTTGCCCGAACAGGAATCTCTTCTGCACAGCAGGAAATTTTCTGAGGCTATGTCCGGTAAAAAAGTCGTCCAGTACGAGAGCGAGGACAACGGGAAAGAGTTCTTTGTCTCGATCTATCCTGTAGTAAAGGAAAGCGGGGATGTGGAGCAGATCGCGGTCCTTGGCGTGGATATCACCGACCGCAAGCGGGCGGAGAATGCCCTCCTTCTCGCAAAGAAGAAACTCACCTTCCTCAACCGGGTGATCTTTGAAGATATCCAGAACCAGATCTTTGTCCAGCTTGCCTATTTCTCTCTTGCCAGGTCCAAAAAAGGAGGTCTTGAGATCAGGCAGATCCTGGAAAAGGAAGCGGAAGCTACAAAAGCGATCCAGTACCAGCTTGGATTCCTGCAGAAGTACCAGATGCTCGGCATGAATCCTCCCCGGTGGCGCAATCTTTCGGAAGTGATGCTCTTTGCAGAATCCCATCTCGACCTTGGATCGATCAAAATTGAGAAACCCTCCCGGAGCCTGGAACTGTATGCCGATCCCCTTCTGGAGAATGTCTTTTTCAACCTGTTCGAGAACTCGCTCCTCCACGGGGGGCATGTGTCGACGATACGGGTAGAGCTGCACGAGGGTACCGGAGGGCTGCTCATCAGCATAGTCGACGATGGGATCGGTGTACCGGAGGATCGCAAAGAGGAGATCTTCTCAAAAGGGATCGGCGCCCGGGGAGAAGTCGGCCTCTTCCTGGCCCGCGAGATCCTGGGCATCACCGGCATCACGATCCGGGAGACGGGCGTTCCCGGGAAAGGGGCCCGGTTCGAGATGCTGGTCCCGAGAGGAATGTACCGGTTTTCCGGGACGTGA
- a CDS encoding 30S ribosomal protein S13, whose protein sequence is MAQEEDIKYFVRIGTTDLDGTKSVRVALTGIKGVGRHTSTVISRMANVDEYASLGRLDEESVNRLRVAVEQYITKIPSWMANRPKDVYTGETRHLFGGDVALAKDEDVNLMRKIRCYKGIRHETGQKVRGQRTKSTGRTGTTVGVKRKSAGGQ, encoded by the coding sequence ATGGCTCAGGAAGAAGATATCAAGTATTTCGTAAGGATTGGAACCACCGATCTGGATGGAACCAAATCCGTGAGGGTAGCCCTGACCGGCATCAAGGGTGTTGGCAGGCATACCTCCACGGTTATATCCCGCATGGCGAACGTCGACGAGTACGCCTCGCTCGGTCGCCTTGACGAAGAGTCGGTCAACCGGCTCCGTGTAGCTGTCGAACAATATATCACCAAGATACCCTCGTGGATGGCAAACCGCCCCAAGGATGTCTACACCGGTGAGACCCGGCACCTCTTTGGTGGCGATGTCGCCCTTGCAAAGGACGAAGACGTCAACCTCATGAGAAAGATCCGCTGTTACAAGGGCATCCGGCATGAGACCGGCCAGAAAGTCCGCGGGCAGCGCACCAAGTCTACCGGAAGAACCGGAACGACGGTCGGTGTCAAGAGGAAGAGCGCGGGAGGCCAGTAA
- a CDS encoding 30S ribosomal protein S4 produces the protein MGYPGKNHKSYQTPKRPWEKSRIESETRLVIEYGLRNKREVWKAQEHLRKYRKGARSLLALGSSTTDKELYESKKEELITSLQRNGLLGADADIEDVLALKIQAQLERRLQTVVYRKGLARSPKQARQLITHGHIAIAGRRTSIPGYRVTRKEESEITYYGKSPFVSDSHAEKERIAKPASNPKAAPGGFGGYQGRGGRR, from the coding sequence ATGGGATACCCAGGCAAGAACCACAAGTCTTACCAGACGCCCAAGCGCCCGTGGGAGAAATCCCGTATCGAGTCCGAGACCCGTCTCGTCATCGAATACGGTCTCCGGAACAAGCGCGAGGTCTGGAAGGCACAGGAGCACCTGCGCAAATACCGCAAGGGCGCCCGCAGCCTGCTGGCCCTTGGATCGAGCACGACCGACAAGGAACTGTACGAATCCAAGAAGGAAGAGCTCATCACTTCGCTCCAGCGGAACGGGCTCCTTGGCGCGGATGCAGACATCGAAGATGTCCTCGCACTCAAGATCCAGGCCCAGCTCGAACGCCGGCTCCAGACTGTTGTCTACCGCAAGGGACTGGCCCGGTCGCCGAAACAGGCCCGGCAGCTCATCACCCACGGTCACATCGCGATTGCCGGACGGCGCACCAGCATCCCCGGTTACCGCGTGACCCGCAAGGAAGAGTCCGAGATCACCTACTACGGCAAATCACCGTTTGTCTCTGACTCCCATGCAGAAAAAGAGCGGATAGCAAAACCCGCATCCAACCCCAAGGCAGCCCCCGGCGGATTCGGCGGATACCAGGGACGCGGAGGACGGAGATAA
- a CDS encoding 30S ribosomal protein S11, whose protein sequence is MAANDKEKWGIAHIFASFNNTIITVTDLSGAETVTKSSGGMVVKQDRNESSPYAAMQMASNVAQSAREKGIVGVHVKVRAPGQGKQRSPGPGAQAAIRALARAGMRIGRIEDVTPIPHDSCRPKGGRRGRRV, encoded by the coding sequence ATGGCAGCAAACGATAAGGAAAAATGGGGTATCGCTCACATCTTTGCCTCCTTCAACAACACCATCATCACCGTTACGGACCTCTCCGGTGCAGAGACCGTGACCAAGTCGAGCGGTGGCATGGTTGTCAAGCAGGACAGGAACGAGAGCTCGCCCTACGCAGCCATGCAGATGGCAAGCAACGTAGCCCAGAGCGCCCGTGAGAAGGGCATCGTCGGCGTCCACGTCAAGGTACGTGCACCCGGCCAGGGCAAGCAGCGCAGCCCCGGGCCAGGCGCCCAGGCAGCCATCCGTGCGCTCGCCCGTGCCGGTATGCGCATCGGACGAATCGAAGATGTCACACCAATTCCCCACGACTCATGCCGGCCGAAAGGCGGCAGACGCGGAAGGAGAGTGTGA
- a CDS encoding DNA-directed RNA polymerase subunit D — protein sequence MEIDFASLDDSLARFTLSGASPAFANAMRRAMIGEVPTLAIEDVRIYDNTSALFDEMLAHRIGLIPLTTDLSTYTTQAACSCGGAGCPACTSTYTLSVEGPRTVMSSDLIPQDPRAAPVYDNIPIVKLTKGQKLVIEAKAVLNTGRTHAKWQPTLVCGYKNHPVVTISDTCDACGMCVDECPRDILEAKGKKVGVKNGKLPDCSMCKLCERACLASGIGDEPAIRITAEKDRYIFVVESDGSLPAREIMNRALLYIKEQADELSKQLGELSGDEKK from the coding sequence ATGGAGATCGATTTCGCCAGTCTGGACGACTCCCTCGCACGATTCACTCTCTCGGGAGCGAGCCCTGCATTTGCCAACGCCATGCGGCGGGCAATGATCGGTGAAGTGCCAACCCTTGCAATCGAGGATGTGCGCATCTATGATAACACGAGCGCACTCTTCGACGAGATGCTGGCCCACCGCATCGGACTCATTCCCTTAACGACCGACCTCTCAACCTATACCACCCAGGCAGCATGCTCGTGCGGCGGGGCCGGATGTCCGGCCTGTACATCTACGTACACGCTCAGTGTCGAGGGACCCCGGACGGTCATGTCAAGTGACCTAATCCCGCAGGACCCGCGAGCAGCACCGGTGTACGACAACATCCCTATCGTGAAACTCACGAAAGGGCAGAAACTCGTCATCGAGGCAAAAGCCGTCCTCAATACAGGAAGGACGCATGCCAAGTGGCAGCCCACGCTCGTATGCGGATACAAGAACCATCCGGTTGTCACGATAAGCGATACCTGCGATGCCTGCGGCATGTGTGTTGATGAATGCCCCCGCGACATTCTTGAAGCGAAGGGTAAGAAAGTCGGAGTAAAGAACGGAAAACTCCCCGACTGTTCCATGTGCAAGCTCTGCGAACGGGCCTGCCTTGCGAGCGGCATCGGGGACGAACCGGCAATCCGGATCACCGCCGAGAAAGACCGCTATATCTTCGTGGTCGAGAGCGACGGGTCCCTGCCGGCCAGAGAGATCATGAACCGTGCTCTTCTGTATATCAAGGAGCAGGCAGACGAGCTGTCAAAACAGCTAGGCGAACTATCAGGGGATGAAAAGAAATGA
- a CDS encoding 50S ribosomal protein L18e, which produces MTRIVEKTNPRLTNLISLLKNKSRENEAKIWREIANRLETPNRNYAEVNLSKINRYAQNGETIIVPGKVLGSGVLEQSVKVAALNFSASATSKIRDAKGQCITIEQLIADNPKGSGVRILR; this is translated from the coding sequence ATGACAAGAATTGTGGAGAAGACGAACCCCCGTCTTACCAACCTCATTTCGCTCTTGAAGAACAAGTCGCGTGAGAATGAGGCCAAGATCTGGCGCGAGATTGCAAACAGGCTTGAGACCCCGAACCGGAATTACGCAGAGGTCAACCTGTCCAAGATCAACCGGTACGCCCAGAATGGCGAGACGATCATTGTCCCGGGCAAGGTCCTTGGCAGCGGCGTTCTGGAGCAGTCCGTGAAAGTTGCAGCGCTGAATTTTTCAGCCTCGGCAACGAGCAAGATCAGGGACGCAAAAGGGCAGTGCATTACGATCGAGCAGCTCATAGCGGACAACCCCAAAGGCAGCGGTGTCCGGAT